In a single window of the Saccharothrix australiensis genome:
- a CDS encoding carboxylesterase/lipase family protein — translation MRDGVVRIDTGDVRGVVRGDRVVFQGIPYAAPPKGELRWDAPRPPAGWGGVRDATAPGNPCPQVGSSYSELKASDEDCLFLNVTAPTRRSGPKPVMVWVHGDGAIGAGHFFDGSRLAVDGDVVVVTINYRMGVFGGFGLPGLAGSGTFGVQDQRAALEWVRRNAGAFGGDPGNVTLFGVSYGAASVAAHLVSPASHGLFHRAVLHSGFALVDLPAESWFPGLGALPWLAWRPRAEVEEIGRQVAAELGCADLACLRALPAERLLDHPQVMNIFQPFAYDELPPDLLAAGRFARVPVLAGATADEHRNLVSVFRGEVTAEDYPRLLAAAFGDRAGAVAAEYPLADYPTPALAWARVLTDRVWARATFRQHRVLSAHTTTYAFEFADPGASGDGAAHHSDIPYLFPAEDERNPLGDRMIRYWTNFARTGDPNGDGLPAWPTFREGHVQSLAPDAIGNVDYARTHRLAFWEDG, via the coding sequence ATGCGCGACGGTGTCGTGCGGATCGACACGGGGGACGTGCGCGGTGTCGTGCGGGGGGACCGGGTGGTCTTCCAGGGCATCCCGTACGCGGCGCCGCCGAAGGGCGAGCTGCGGTGGGACGCGCCGCGCCCGCCGGCGGGCTGGGGCGGCGTCCGGGACGCCACCGCTCCGGGCAACCCCTGCCCGCAGGTCGGGTCGTCCTACTCGGAGTTGAAGGCGAGCGACGAGGACTGCCTGTTCCTCAACGTCACGGCGCCGACCAGGCGCTCCGGGCCCAAGCCGGTGATGGTGTGGGTGCACGGTGACGGCGCGATCGGGGCCGGGCACTTCTTCGACGGCTCGCGCCTCGCCGTGGACGGCGACGTCGTGGTGGTGACGATCAACTACCGCATGGGCGTGTTCGGCGGGTTCGGGCTGCCCGGCCTGGCCGGCTCGGGCACGTTCGGCGTCCAGGACCAGCGGGCGGCGCTGGAGTGGGTGCGGCGCAACGCGGGCGCGTTCGGCGGCGATCCCGGCAACGTCACGCTGTTCGGCGTCTCGTACGGCGCGGCCTCCGTCGCCGCGCACCTGGTGTCGCCCGCCTCGCACGGGCTGTTCCACCGGGCCGTCCTGCACAGCGGTTTCGCGCTGGTCGACCTGCCCGCCGAGAGCTGGTTCCCCGGCCTGGGCGCGCTGCCGTGGCTGGCCTGGCGGCCGCGGGCGGAGGTCGAGGAGATCGGTCGGCAGGTCGCCGCCGAGCTGGGCTGCGCCGACCTGGCCTGCCTGCGGGCGCTGCCCGCGGAGCGGCTGCTCGACCACCCGCAGGTGATGAACATCTTCCAGCCGTTCGCCTACGACGAGCTGCCGCCGGACCTGCTGGCGGCGGGCCGGTTCGCGCGCGTGCCGGTGCTGGCCGGCGCCACCGCGGACGAGCACCGCAACCTCGTGTCGGTCTTCCGGGGCGAGGTCACGGCCGAGGACTACCCGCGCCTGCTCGCGGCGGCGTTCGGCGACCGGGCGGGCGCGGTCGCCGCCGAGTACCCGCTCGCCGACTACCCGACGCCCGCCCTGGCGTGGGCGAGGGTGCTGACCGACCGGGTGTGGGCGCGGGCCACGTTCCGCCAGCACCGGGTGCTCTCCGCGCACACCACGACGTACGCCTTCGAGTTCGCCGATCCGGGCGCGAGCGGCGACGGGGCGGCGCACCACTCCGACATCCCCTACCTGTTCCCGGCCGAGGACGAGCGGAACCCGCTGGGCGACCGCATGATCCGCTACTGGACCAACTTCGCGCGCACCGGCGACCCGAACGGCGACGGGCTGCCCGCGTGGCCGACGTTCCGCGAGGGGCACGTTCAGTCGCTGGCACCGGACGCGATCGGGAACGTCGACTACGCCCGGACCCACCGCCTCGCGTTCTGGGAGGACGGGTGA
- a CDS encoding DUF2165 domain-containing protein translates to MRLLGRVASPQVAVAVLTAITGVYMGLVVFGNITDYGTNRAFVEHVFAMDTTFRSPATMYRAITDQTVVTVAYVLIIAWEAATALVLLGGAVAWARGRAVARRLSALGWLMQVLLFGGGFIAIGGEWFQMWQSSDWNGLNAAFQNLVIASVGLILVHRSTAD, encoded by the coding sequence ATGCGTCTACTCGGCCGGGTGGCGAGCCCGCAGGTCGCGGTGGCGGTGCTGACCGCGATCACCGGTGTCTACATGGGGCTCGTGGTGTTCGGGAACATCACCGACTACGGGACGAACCGCGCGTTCGTCGAGCACGTGTTCGCGATGGACACCACCTTCCGGTCACCGGCCACGATGTACCGCGCGATCACCGACCAGACCGTCGTGACCGTCGCCTACGTCCTGATCATCGCGTGGGAGGCGGCGACCGCGCTGGTGCTGCTCGGCGGCGCGGTGGCGTGGGCGCGCGGGCGGGCCGTGGCCCGCCGCCTGTCGGCCCTCGGCTGGCTCATGCAGGTCCTGCTGTTCGGCGGCGGGTTCATCGCCATCGGCGGCGAGTGGTTCCAGATGTGGCAGTCGAGCGACTGGAACGGGCTCAACGCCGCGTTCCAGAACCTCGTGATCGCCTCCGTCGGCCTGATCCTCGTCCACCGGTCCACGGCGGACTGA
- a CDS encoding NACHT and WD repeat domain-containing protein — MAGSGRGSGPRAVFAERFALLYAEAGDPPLKRVTESVARSRRTDERGRPVRVTAQRVSDWRRGRNVPARFSALSVVLDILIGEARKSRPHPPAPGLYDVAAWRALWEEALASPATAPEDEDPPSTDEIGVCPYRGLAAFQPEDSSWFFGRERSTAALVSRMGAAADTGGIVMLVGASGAGKSSLVRAGVIPAIRDGALAVPGSEQWPSIVLTPGADPVKELVRQVPELADALGPVLDADREPAAEEDGPETFLGQAVVGVARFAPEIRAAFATHAERHGGERVVVVVDQFEEAFTLCGDESLVQVFVQALHVACTPAVPGGAAPALVVLGVRADFYGRCLAFPELADALQDRQMVLGPMTSAELREAVSRPAKAAGLQLEPGLIELMLRDLGVRSGRAQGRAGQGAYDAGALPLLSHALLATWQRRTAGKLTISGYRAAGGIQGAVAATAERAWADLAPQAQLAARPLLLRLVRVGEDTQDTRRRSTRHELVDQAANRAAGEEALEVLARARLVTLDSGSVEITHEALLQAWPRLRSWIDQDREGQLLRQRLEEDAATWANQDRDASLLYRGARLETARHWADAAGPGGLTAVAQDFLAVSTQTRRRALWGKRTAVAVVAFLAVIAVTAAVLAVRQRDDAVFRQVVAEADRLVQTDPSLSAQLDLVAHRMRPRDREVHTRILSTQGSPLATPLDGHEGAVYLTSFSRDGNTLATASYDATVRLWDLRDPDRPRPLGPPLRAHKSWVSSAVFSPDGRTLATAGDDGTVRLWDVTDPARPRALGQPLDGDNGTIYLVAFSPDGRTLATANEDRTARLWDVGTPSEPRPIGEPLGMHSGPVRSVAFSPDGKLLAVGGDDRTVVLWHVEDPARPRLVGAPLAGFDGIVRSVAFSPDGRVLATGSEDRTVRLWDVTDPARAVLLGRPLAEHNGPVWSVAFNPDGRVLASAGSDGTARLWNVTDPAHPLAIGQPLTGRNGTIYGVAFSPDGYHLATGNQDTSVRLWSLPRTVLIGHSARTVGPVFTADGSRLVTGSRDRTIRVWDVGDPQRPRGVLQAVHADDTGVWGIAISADGRTLAGVSDKSLQLWDLSDPGEIRPLGPPLDLHTRYSSPVAFSPDGRVLVTGSQDDSVQLWDISDRANPRMLGRPLVGHTGYVHFAAFTPDGRSLVTGSADQTVRLWNVADPAAAQPLGQPLYGHAGVVRAGAISRDGRTLATSGDDRSIRLWDLSTPSRVRPIGPPLAGHVEAVVAVAFSPDGRTLASGGDDRAIRLWDVHDLSRPRALGETLTGHDAGLQDLRFSPDGRMIASTSMDSTVRLWDLDQSRSITRICAKTRGVLPEDLWRKHLPQLDYDPPCP, encoded by the coding sequence CCTGAAGCGGGTGACCGAATCGGTCGCCCGCTCCCGGCGCACCGACGAACGCGGTCGGCCGGTCCGGGTGACCGCGCAGCGCGTCAGCGACTGGCGGCGGGGCCGCAACGTGCCCGCCCGGTTCTCGGCACTCTCGGTAGTCCTCGACATCCTCATCGGTGAGGCGCGCAAGTCCCGCCCGCACCCGCCCGCACCCGGCCTCTACGACGTGGCGGCGTGGCGCGCGCTGTGGGAGGAGGCCCTCGCGAGCCCCGCGACCGCGCCCGAGGACGAGGACCCGCCGAGCACCGACGAAATCGGCGTGTGCCCTTACCGGGGCCTCGCCGCGTTCCAACCCGAGGATTCGTCGTGGTTCTTCGGGCGGGAACGCAGCACCGCCGCCCTGGTGTCCCGGATGGGCGCGGCGGCGGACACCGGCGGAATAGTGATGCTGGTCGGCGCGTCGGGTGCGGGAAAATCGTCGCTCGTGCGCGCCGGGGTCATTCCGGCCATTCGCGACGGTGCGCTGGCGGTGCCCGGTTCGGAACAGTGGCCGTCGATTGTGCTCACGCCCGGCGCCGACCCGGTGAAGGAACTCGTCCGGCAGGTGCCGGAATTGGCCGACGCGCTCGGCCCGGTGCTCGACGCGGACCGGGAGCCCGCCGCCGAGGAGGACGGGCCGGAGACCTTCCTCGGGCAGGCGGTGGTGGGCGTGGCCCGCTTCGCGCCGGAGATCCGCGCCGCGTTCGCCACGCACGCGGAACGCCACGGCGGCGAGCGGGTGGTCGTCGTCGTGGACCAGTTCGAGGAGGCGTTCACGCTGTGCGGCGACGAGAGCCTGGTCCAGGTGTTCGTCCAGGCCCTGCACGTGGCGTGCACGCCCGCGGTGCCCGGCGGCGCGGCACCCGCCCTGGTCGTCCTGGGCGTGCGGGCCGACTTCTACGGCCGGTGCCTGGCGTTCCCCGAACTCGCCGACGCGTTGCAGGACCGCCAGATGGTCCTCGGCCCGATGACGTCGGCGGAGCTGCGGGAAGCCGTGTCGCGCCCGGCCAAGGCCGCCGGGCTGCAACTGGAGCCGGGCCTGATCGAACTCATGCTGCGCGACCTGGGCGTGCGCAGCGGTCGCGCGCAGGGCCGGGCGGGCCAGGGCGCGTACGACGCGGGCGCGCTGCCGCTGCTCTCGCACGCCCTGCTGGCGACGTGGCAGCGCCGGACGGCGGGCAAGCTGACCATCTCGGGCTACCGCGCGGCGGGCGGCATCCAGGGCGCGGTCGCGGCCACCGCCGAACGCGCCTGGGCGGACCTCGCGCCGCAGGCGCAGCTCGCCGCCCGCCCGCTGCTGCTGCGCCTGGTGCGGGTCGGCGAGGACACCCAGGACACCCGCCGCCGCTCCACCCGCCACGAGCTGGTCGACCAGGCGGCGAACCGGGCGGCGGGCGAGGAGGCGCTGGAGGTGCTGGCCCGCGCCCGGCTCGTCACGCTGGACTCGGGATCGGTGGAGATCACCCACGAGGCGCTGCTCCAGGCGTGGCCCCGGCTGCGCAGCTGGATCGACCAGGACCGCGAGGGCCAGCTGCTGCGGCAGCGCCTGGAGGAGGACGCGGCGACCTGGGCCAACCAGGACCGCGACGCGTCCCTGCTGTACCGGGGCGCGCGGCTGGAGACGGCGCGGCACTGGGCCGACGCCGCCGGGCCGGGCGGCCTGACCGCGGTGGCGCAGGACTTCCTCGCCGTGTCCACGCAGACCCGCAGGCGCGCCCTGTGGGGCAAGCGCACCGCGGTGGCGGTCGTCGCGTTCCTCGCGGTCATCGCCGTCACCGCCGCCGTGCTGGCCGTGCGGCAGCGGGACGACGCGGTGTTCCGGCAGGTCGTCGCGGAGGCGGACCGGCTCGTGCAGACCGACCCGTCGCTGTCCGCCCAGCTCGACCTGGTCGCGCACCGGATGCGGCCCCGGGACCGCGAGGTCCACACCCGCATCCTGTCCACCCAGGGCAGCCCGCTGGCCACCCCGCTGGACGGGCACGAGGGCGCGGTCTACCTGACGTCGTTCTCCCGCGACGGCAACACGCTGGCCACCGCGTCCTACGACGCCACCGTGCGGCTGTGGGACCTGCGCGACCCCGACCGCCCGCGACCGCTCGGCCCACCGCTGCGCGCGCACAAGAGCTGGGTCAGCTCGGCGGTGTTCAGCCCCGACGGCCGGACGCTGGCCACGGCGGGCGACGACGGCACCGTCCGGCTGTGGGACGTCACCGACCCCGCCCGGCCACGCGCCCTCGGCCAGCCGCTCGACGGCGACAACGGCACGATCTACCTGGTCGCGTTCTCCCCGGACGGCCGGACCCTGGCCACCGCCAACGAGGACCGCACGGCGCGGCTGTGGGACGTCGGCACGCCGAGCGAGCCGCGCCCGATCGGCGAACCGCTGGGCATGCACTCCGGGCCGGTGCGCTCGGTCGCGTTCAGCCCGGACGGGAAGCTGCTGGCGGTCGGCGGCGACGACCGGACCGTGGTGCTGTGGCACGTCGAGGACCCCGCCCGACCCCGGCTGGTCGGCGCGCCGCTGGCCGGGTTCGACGGGATCGTGCGCTCGGTGGCCTTCAGCCCGGACGGCCGCGTCCTGGCCACCGGCAGCGAGGACCGCACCGTCCGGCTGTGGGACGTGACGGACCCGGCGCGGGCCGTCCTGCTGGGTCGTCCGCTGGCCGAGCACAACGGGCCGGTCTGGTCGGTGGCGTTCAACCCCGACGGCCGGGTGCTGGCCTCGGCGGGCTCCGACGGCACCGCCCGCCTGTGGAACGTCACCGACCCGGCGCACCCGCTGGCCATCGGCCAGCCCCTGACCGGCCGGAACGGGACGATCTACGGGGTGGCGTTCAGCCCGGACGGCTACCACCTCGCCACCGGCAACCAGGACACCTCCGTGCGCCTGTGGTCGCTGCCGCGCACCGTCCTCATCGGGCACTCGGCCCGCACCGTCGGGCCGGTGTTCACCGCCGACGGGTCGCGCCTGGTCACCGGCAGCCGCGACCGCACGATCCGCGTGTGGGACGTCGGCGACCCGCAGCGCCCCCGCGGCGTGCTCCAGGCCGTGCACGCCGACGACACCGGCGTGTGGGGCATCGCGATCAGCGCCGACGGCAGGACGCTGGCCGGGGTGAGCGACAAGTCGCTACAGCTGTGGGACCTGTCGGACCCCGGCGAGATCCGACCGCTGGGCCCGCCGCTGGACCTGCACACCCGGTACAGCTCGCCGGTCGCGTTCAGCCCCGACGGCCGGGTGCTGGTCACCGGTTCGCAGGACGACTCGGTGCAGCTGTGGGACATCAGCGACCGCGCCAACCCGCGGATGCTGGGCAGGCCGCTGGTCGGGCACACCGGGTACGTGCACTTCGCGGCGTTCACGCCGGACGGGCGGAGCCTGGTCACCGGCAGCGCCGACCAGACCGTGCGGCTGTGGAACGTGGCCGACCCGGCGGCGGCGCAACCGCTGGGCCAGCCGCTGTACGGGCACGCGGGTGTGGTGCGGGCGGGCGCGATCAGCCGCGACGGCAGGACCCTGGCGACGTCGGGCGACGACCGGTCGATCCGGCTGTGGGACCTGTCGACGCCCTCGCGCGTGCGGCCGATCGGTCCGCCGCTGGCCGGGCACGTGGAGGCGGTGGTGGCGGTCGCCTTCAGCCCGGACGGCCGGACGCTGGCCAGCGGTGGCGACGACCGGGCCATCCGGCTGTGGGACGTGCACGACCTGTCCCGGCCGCGCGCCCTGGGCGAGACGCTGACCGGCCACGACGCGGGCCTCCAGGACCTGCGGTTCTCGCCGGACGGGCGCATGATCGCGTCCACCAGCATGGACAGCACGGTCCGGCTGTGGGACCTCGACCAGAGCCGGTCGATCACGCGGATCTGCGCCAAGACCAGGGGCGTGCTGCCGGAGGACCTGTGGCGGAAGCACCTGCCGCAACTGGACTACGACCCGCCGTGCCCGTGA